From the Corythoichthys intestinalis isolate RoL2023-P3 chromosome 15, ASM3026506v1, whole genome shotgun sequence genome, one window contains:
- the wdr89 gene encoding WD repeat-containing protein 89 isoform X1: MAGPNVEAGHIWAAGRSLRTTGARIHPKKKCRIQVSERGKHFYEPTFFVNVNIYRGNACDAKMEKLARLSLAAGCISDSDRSYVLDVALPPSSGVGVAASRCDRSLRLHDEATLRPVGEYRGHTGRVCGLTFARTRSGLLYSASADGTVRGWDVRRPGTDTAQLFRGDPSHVFCSFDLSCGDALLCAGTSVLSRYSFNVRRPNQQSIDTSFFCFAIQLEGGDSFLVFWDSRKAGSAPLGVYSESHGDDVTQVRFHPCNKDRLASGGTDGLVNVFDLRRGSEEEALLRTCDAGSSVATVCWGGEGGRRLLCLTHDEGVRLWDLDLEQPHAILDCPDARRLTVTSDSGGPDYLLGGARLEGRAQLLVAGGDRDGSVLLMECDVNGLRHLGTLRGGHAATVRCFAWDEGRGALFTGGEDARLSLWKAEGGKSSAFKLKSAATKKHRRANKPPY; this comes from the exons atggccggaccaaatgtggaggcgggccatatttgggccgcgggccgcagtttgaggaccactggagcgcgcatacacccaaagaagaaatgccgcatccaagtgagtgagagagggaaacacttctacgagcctacgttctttgttaatgttaatatctacagaggcaacgcct GTGATGCGAAGATGGAGAAACTGGCTCGTCTGTCTCTGGCAGCCGGGTGCATTTCCGACAGCGATCGGTCCTACGTGCTGGACGTGGCGCTGCCTCCCTCAAGCGGGGTGGGGGTGGCAGCCTCGCGCTGCGACCGCTCGCTGCGATTGCACGACGAGGCCACGCTGCGTCCCGTTGGCGAGTATCGCGGTCACACCGGGCGCGTGTGCGGCCTGACCTTCGCTCGCACACGGTCCGGCCTCCTCTACTCGGCGTCAGCTGACGGGACCGTCCGCGGTTGGGATGTCCGCCGCCCGGGGACGGACACTGCCCAGCTATTCCGCGGCGACCCATCGCACGTCTTCTGCAGCTTCGACCTGAGCTGTGGCGACGCGCTGCTCTGCGCCGGCACCTCGGTACTTTCACGCTATTCATTTAATGTCCGGCGACCGAACCAGCAATCGATCGAtacgtcttttttttgttttgccattCAGCTGGAGGGTGGAGACAGCTTCTTGGTGTTCTGGGATAGCAGGAAGGCCGGCTCGGCGCCGCTGGGTGTCTATTCAGAGTCGCACGGTGACGATGTCACGCAGGTGCGCTTCCACCCGTGCAACAAGGACCGGCTGGCGTCAGGCGGAACCGATGGCCTGGTCAACGTCTTCGACCTGCGCCGGGGCTCTGAGGAGGAGGCGCTGCTACGCACGTGCGACGCCGGGTCCTCGGTAGCCACCGTATGCTGGGGCGGCGAGGGAGGACGGCGCCTGCTGTGTCTCACGCACGACGAGGGTGTGCGCCTGTGGGACCTGGACTTGGAACAACCGCACGCCATCTTGGACTGCCCTGACGCGCGTCGCCTGACTGTGACGTCAGACAGTGGGGGCCCCGACTACCTGCTGGGTGGCGCCCGGCTGGAGGGGCGGGCTCAGCTGCTGGTGGCGGGCGGGGACCGGGACGGCAGCGTCCTGCTGATGGAGTGCGACGTCAACGGGCTCAGGCATCTGGGGACTCTGCGTGGGGGGCACGCCGCCACCGTCAGGTGCTTCGCCTGGGATGAGGGCCGGGGGGCACTCTTCACCGGCGGGGAGGATGCACGCCTCTCGCTGTGGAAAGCGGAGGGCGGCAAAAGTTCTGCCTTCAAACTCAAATCCgcagcaacaaaaaaacacagacGTGCCAACAAGCCACCATACTGA
- the wdr89 gene encoding WD repeat-containing protein 89 isoform X2: MISVTRSLRLTSPFWVWIGDQLTVFHSQLLLFLSAILASHRGDAKMEKLARLSLAAGCISDSDRSYVLDVALPPSSGVGVAASRCDRSLRLHDEATLRPVGEYRGHTGRVCGLTFARTRSGLLYSASADGTVRGWDVRRPGTDTAQLFRGDPSHVFCSFDLSCGDALLCAGTSVLSRYSFNVRRPNQQSIDTSFFCFAIQLEGGDSFLVFWDSRKAGSAPLGVYSESHGDDVTQVRFHPCNKDRLASGGTDGLVNVFDLRRGSEEEALLRTCDAGSSVATVCWGGEGGRRLLCLTHDEGVRLWDLDLEQPHAILDCPDARRLTVTSDSGGPDYLLGGARLEGRAQLLVAGGDRDGSVLLMECDVNGLRHLGTLRGGHAATVRCFAWDEGRGALFTGGEDARLSLWKAEGGKSSAFKLKSAATKKHRRANKPPY; this comes from the exons ATGATATCCGTCACGCGCAGTTTGCgtttgacttcacctttttggGTTTGGATTGGAGACCAGTTGACAGTTTTCCACAGTCaacttttgttatttttatctgCTATCTTAGCAAGTCATCGAG GTGATGCGAAGATGGAGAAACTGGCTCGTCTGTCTCTGGCAGCCGGGTGCATTTCCGACAGCGATCGGTCCTACGTGCTGGACGTGGCGCTGCCTCCCTCAAGCGGGGTGGGGGTGGCAGCCTCGCGCTGCGACCGCTCGCTGCGATTGCACGACGAGGCCACGCTGCGTCCCGTTGGCGAGTATCGCGGTCACACCGGGCGCGTGTGCGGCCTGACCTTCGCTCGCACACGGTCCGGCCTCCTCTACTCGGCGTCAGCTGACGGGACCGTCCGCGGTTGGGATGTCCGCCGCCCGGGGACGGACACTGCCCAGCTATTCCGCGGCGACCCATCGCACGTCTTCTGCAGCTTCGACCTGAGCTGTGGCGACGCGCTGCTCTGCGCCGGCACCTCGGTACTTTCACGCTATTCATTTAATGTCCGGCGACCGAACCAGCAATCGATCGAtacgtcttttttttgttttgccattCAGCTGGAGGGTGGAGACAGCTTCTTGGTGTTCTGGGATAGCAGGAAGGCCGGCTCGGCGCCGCTGGGTGTCTATTCAGAGTCGCACGGTGACGATGTCACGCAGGTGCGCTTCCACCCGTGCAACAAGGACCGGCTGGCGTCAGGCGGAACCGATGGCCTGGTCAACGTCTTCGACCTGCGCCGGGGCTCTGAGGAGGAGGCGCTGCTACGCACGTGCGACGCCGGGTCCTCGGTAGCCACCGTATGCTGGGGCGGCGAGGGAGGACGGCGCCTGCTGTGTCTCACGCACGACGAGGGTGTGCGCCTGTGGGACCTGGACTTGGAACAACCGCACGCCATCTTGGACTGCCCTGACGCGCGTCGCCTGACTGTGACGTCAGACAGTGGGGGCCCCGACTACCTGCTGGGTGGCGCCCGGCTGGAGGGGCGGGCTCAGCTGCTGGTGGCGGGCGGGGACCGGGACGGCAGCGTCCTGCTGATGGAGTGCGACGTCAACGGGCTCAGGCATCTGGGGACTCTGCGTGGGGGGCACGCCGCCACCGTCAGGTGCTTCGCCTGGGATGAGGGCCGGGGGGCACTCTTCACCGGCGGGGAGGATGCACGCCTCTCGCTGTGGAAAGCGGAGGGCGGCAAAAGTTCTGCCTTCAAACTCAAATCCgcagcaacaaaaaaacacagacGTGCCAACAAGCCACCATACTGA
- the wdr89 gene encoding WD repeat-containing protein 89 isoform X3 — translation MAGPNVEAGHIWAAGRSLRTTGARIHPKKKCRIQVSERGKHFYEPTFFVNVNIYRGNACDAKMEKLARLSLAAGCISDSDRSYVLDVALPPSSGVGVAASRCDRSLRLHDEATLRPVGEYRGHTGRVCGLTFARTRSGLLYSASADGTVRGWDVRRPGTDTAQLFRGDPSHVFCSFDLSCGDALLCAGTSLEGGDSFLVFWDSRKAGSAPLGVYSESHGDDVTQVRFHPCNKDRLASGGTDGLVNVFDLRRGSEEEALLRTCDAGSSVATVCWGGEGGRRLLCLTHDEGVRLWDLDLEQPHAILDCPDARRLTVTSDSGGPDYLLGGARLEGRAQLLVAGGDRDGSVLLMECDVNGLRHLGTLRGGHAATVRCFAWDEGRGALFTGGEDARLSLWKAEGGKSSAFKLKSAATKKHRRANKPPY, via the exons atggccggaccaaatgtggaggcgggccatatttgggccgcgggccgcagtttgaggaccactggagcgcgcatacacccaaagaagaaatgccgcatccaagtgagtgagagagggaaacacttctacgagcctacgttctttgttaatgttaatatctacagaggcaacgcct GTGATGCGAAGATGGAGAAACTGGCTCGTCTGTCTCTGGCAGCCGGGTGCATTTCCGACAGCGATCGGTCCTACGTGCTGGACGTGGCGCTGCCTCCCTCAAGCGGGGTGGGGGTGGCAGCCTCGCGCTGCGACCGCTCGCTGCGATTGCACGACGAGGCCACGCTGCGTCCCGTTGGCGAGTATCGCGGTCACACCGGGCGCGTGTGCGGCCTGACCTTCGCTCGCACACGGTCCGGCCTCCTCTACTCGGCGTCAGCTGACGGGACCGTCCGCGGTTGGGATGTCCGCCGCCCGGGGACGGACACTGCCCAGCTATTCCGCGGCGACCCATCGCACGTCTTCTGCAGCTTCGACCTGAGCTGTGGCGACGCGCTGCTCTGCGCCGGCACCTCG CTGGAGGGTGGAGACAGCTTCTTGGTGTTCTGGGATAGCAGGAAGGCCGGCTCGGCGCCGCTGGGTGTCTATTCAGAGTCGCACGGTGACGATGTCACGCAGGTGCGCTTCCACCCGTGCAACAAGGACCGGCTGGCGTCAGGCGGAACCGATGGCCTGGTCAACGTCTTCGACCTGCGCCGGGGCTCTGAGGAGGAGGCGCTGCTACGCACGTGCGACGCCGGGTCCTCGGTAGCCACCGTATGCTGGGGCGGCGAGGGAGGACGGCGCCTGCTGTGTCTCACGCACGACGAGGGTGTGCGCCTGTGGGACCTGGACTTGGAACAACCGCACGCCATCTTGGACTGCCCTGACGCGCGTCGCCTGACTGTGACGTCAGACAGTGGGGGCCCCGACTACCTGCTGGGTGGCGCCCGGCTGGAGGGGCGGGCTCAGCTGCTGGTGGCGGGCGGGGACCGGGACGGCAGCGTCCTGCTGATGGAGTGCGACGTCAACGGGCTCAGGCATCTGGGGACTCTGCGTGGGGGGCACGCCGCCACCGTCAGGTGCTTCGCCTGGGATGAGGGCCGGGGGGCACTCTTCACCGGCGGGGAGGATGCACGCCTCTCGCTGTGGAAAGCGGAGGGCGGCAAAAGTTCTGCCTTCAAACTCAAATCCgcagcaacaaaaaaacacagacGTGCCAACAAGCCACCATACTGA